The Tamandua tetradactyla isolate mTamTet1 chromosome 5, mTamTet1.pri, whole genome shotgun sequence genome window below encodes:
- the GPSM3 gene encoding G-protein-signaling modulator 3 has protein sequence MEAERLQEEEDGEQHQDSPQDEQGWPPLSTTSRPWRSAPPSPPPSGTRHTAMGPRSASLLSLQTEHLLDLVAEAQSRRLEEQRATFHAPLKTPTSAQALPRPLEDREQLYSTILSHQCQRMEAQRSEPPLPPGGQELLELLLRVQGGGRMEEQRSRPPTHTC, from the exons ATGGAGGCTGAGAGACTCCAGGAAGAAGAAGATGGTGAGCAG CATCAGGACTCCCCCCAAGATGAGCAGGGCTGGCCCCCTCTGAGCACCACCAGTCGGCCCTGGCGATCTGCTCCTCCGTCCCCTCCTCCTTCAGGGACCCGGCACACAG CCATGGGGCCCCGCTCGGCCTCCCTGCTCTCCCTGCAGACGGAACACCTTCTGGACCTGGTGGCTGAGGCCCAGTCCCGCCGCCTAGAGGAGCAGAGGGCCACCTTCCACGCCCCCCTGAAAACTCCAACCTCAGCCCAGGCTCTGCCCCGGCCACTTGAGGACAGAGAACAGCTCTACAGCACCATCCTCAGTCACCAG TGTCAGCGGATGGAAGCCCAGCGGTCagagcctcccctccccccaggggGGCAGGAGCTCCTGGAGTTGCTGCTGAGGGTTCAGGGTGGAGGTCGAATGGAGGAACAAAGGTCCCGGCCACCCACCCACACCTGCTGA